A region of Nostoc sp. C052 DNA encodes the following proteins:
- a CDS encoding ArdC family protein, which produces MADDKYQIVTDRLLEIMAKGTLPWRKEWKPGSRTYRNLTTGTVYQSTNTLICMVDSLTFGYESPFFVTFKAAKAKGWSIKKGAKATNLLKFRPKTKEIEKEDGEKTTVSFPFFDWFQVFNTDSIIDSRAEVKIADLTAKYDLGMPSEKERYEKAEAIITAQKANVSYGHSKAAYAPSEDIILMPNLEQFTHVEAYYSTHLHELIHRTGHPSRLNRKMNTDKNSSEYAFEELIAELGAAYVCQEVGIKSSLENHASYLNHWLGHLKSNEKAIFTASGAATKAANYILENAGIIKEKALAAE; this is translated from the coding sequence ATGGCTGACGATAAATATCAAATCGTAACCGATCGATTGCTTGAAATAATGGCAAAGGGAACTCTGCCTTGGCGTAAAGAATGGAAACCAGGTAGCAGAACTTATCGCAACCTAACGACAGGGACTGTTTATCAGTCAACCAATACTTTAATTTGTATGGTTGATTCGCTAACTTTTGGCTACGAATCCCCATTTTTTGTAACATTTAAAGCAGCCAAAGCTAAAGGTTGGAGTATCAAAAAAGGAGCAAAAGCTACTAACCTTTTGAAATTTCGACCAAAAACTAAAGAAATCGAAAAAGAAGATGGTGAAAAAACAACAGTTTCTTTTCCATTTTTTGACTGGTTTCAGGTTTTCAACACAGATTCAATCATTGATTCTCGTGCTGAAGTGAAGATTGCAGATTTAACCGCAAAGTACGATCTAGGTATGCCTTCAGAAAAAGAAAGGTATGAAAAAGCTGAAGCGATTATTACTGCTCAAAAAGCTAATGTTTCCTATGGACATAGTAAAGCCGCTTATGCTCCTAGTGAAGACATAATTCTGATGCCAAATTTGGAGCAATTTACTCATGTAGAAGCTTACTATTCTACGCATCTGCACGAGCTAATTCACAGGACAGGTCATCCTTCTCGATTAAATCGAAAAATGAATACGGATAAAAATTCCTCAGAATATGCTTTTGAGGAACTGATCGCCGAATTAGGAGCAGCCTACGTTTGTCAAGAGGTAGGAATCAAATCGAGTTTAGAAAACCATGCCTCTTACCTAAATCATTGGTTAGGACACTTAAAATCGAATGAAAAGGCAATATTTACTGCCTCTGGTGCTGCTACCAAAGCAGCAAACTATATATTAGAGAATGCTGGGATTATTAAAGAAAAAGCACTAGCAGCAGAATAG
- a CDS encoding DNA sulfur modification protein DndB codes for MHSDSDIESMDTVNSQESAISFDAIKGKQGIGDCYLVFIPFALLPKLPVMRYPDDCPPQEKAQRKLIKSHANGLRDYLVKESDSFMLPTLTASVVKDPDSDAEGLGMEFDSGKVTLLPGSKLVFNDGQHREVGARMAIAQEASLADKTLPVLLFPDYDLSVSQRMFFLIHAKQRSASTSLQVAYNTFEAESNFTNDLTTQTPILKAFTDREKTSLSGKNSNLFTLSLLRKLTIKMRNDSTTNHQQSLEFCSRIFKILTKVIPHWSEALKKTITAPEIRKYYVSTQSVTLQALAEIACELRDKHKPEELEALFAPLKDVEWEKSNPDWEGRVVHQSFEEGILVYKILSKKDNIIGMRVYLKVKMGLRITEDEYKLESLSQSDFFKSIPSHCLPEVHQLEISEFLEPTATTSEVPGVEEAPPSATPEVPGVVEEAPTTTLEVPGVVEEAPPDATPEVPGVEEAPPATTPEVPAVVEGKPPAIRRERKKPSSDGEPKSVKSKAKKSQSNPEELPPTPTTSTRKRKPKATSAEPENTETKTAVGATA; via the coding sequence ATGCATTCAGATTCAGATATAGAAAGCATGGATACTGTAAATTCTCAAGAATCAGCTATTTCCTTTGATGCCATCAAAGGGAAGCAAGGCATTGGTGATTGCTATTTGGTTTTCATCCCTTTTGCATTACTGCCAAAATTGCCAGTAATGCGATACCCGGATGATTGCCCCCCTCAAGAAAAAGCTCAAAGAAAGCTAATTAAGTCTCACGCCAACGGTTTGCGTGATTACCTTGTCAAAGAATCCGACAGTTTTATGTTGCCGACACTTACGGCTAGTGTCGTCAAAGACCCCGACTCGGATGCAGAAGGGCTGGGGATGGAATTTGACTCTGGAAAGGTGACATTGCTGCCTGGTAGCAAGTTAGTATTCAACGATGGACAGCATCGCGAAGTCGGTGCGAGAATGGCCATCGCTCAAGAAGCGAGCTTGGCAGATAAAACTTTACCCGTTCTATTGTTTCCCGACTACGATTTATCCGTGTCTCAGCGAATGTTTTTCCTGATTCACGCCAAGCAAAGGTCAGCCTCTACAAGCTTGCAGGTTGCTTACAATACCTTTGAAGCCGAATCGAACTTCACTAACGATTTAACTACACAAACGCCGATCTTAAAAGCGTTTACAGATCGCGAGAAAACCTCGCTGTCTGGTAAGAACTCCAATCTATTCACCTTATCTTTGTTACGGAAGCTGACTATAAAAATGCGGAACGATTCTACTACGAATCATCAGCAATCTTTAGAATTCTGCTCTAGGATTTTTAAAATCCTAACAAAGGTGATTCCTCATTGGTCGGAGGCACTAAAAAAGACAATTACAGCCCCGGAAATCCGCAAATATTATGTCAGCACTCAATCAGTAACTTTGCAAGCCTTGGCTGAAATAGCTTGTGAGCTTAGAGACAAACACAAACCAGAAGAGTTAGAAGCACTGTTTGCCCCACTTAAAGATGTTGAGTGGGAAAAAAGTAACCCTGACTGGGAAGGTAGAGTTGTCCACCAGTCTTTTGAAGAAGGGATACTGGTATACAAGATTCTTTCTAAGAAAGACAACATAATCGGGATGCGGGTTTATCTCAAAGTAAAAATGGGATTGCGAATCACTGAAGATGAGTATAAGTTGGAAAGCTTGAGCCAGTCGGACTTTTTCAAATCAATCCCTTCACATTGCCTCCCAGAAGTTCATCAATTAGAAATATCTGAATTTTTAGAACCAACTGCTACTACTTCAGAGGTTCCTGGTGTAGAAGAAGCACCACCATCTGCTACTCCAGAAGTTCCTGGTGTAGTAGAAGAAGCACCAACTACCACTCTAGAAGTTCCTGGTGTAGTAGAAGAAGCGCCACCAGATGCTACTCCAGAGGTTCCCGGTGTAGAAGAAGCACCACCAGCTACCACTCCAGAGGTTCCTGCCGTAGTCGAAGGAAAACCACCAGCTATTCGTAGGGAGAGGAAGAAACCATCTTCTGATGGTGAACCAAAATCAGTCAAATCCAAGGCGAAAAAATCTCAGTCTAATCCAGAGGAGCTACCACCCACACCCACGACTAGTACAAGAAAGCGTAAACCCAAGGCAACTAGCGCAGAACCTGAAAATACAGAGACAAAAACTGCTGTTGGGGCAACAGCTTGA
- a CDS encoding WYL domain-containing protein has protein sequence MIKPDRRISIKVPRTLEKTLRNVAFAKNKIYGGRGSITALLQSVASRELLFMPLTADANLPEVSGIFFCYDEEGQVLYIDKSENLKHRWQDSNLELADILNRGGVGVAWMEISPTSLTEISDILINLLHPQLNYANEDFSAILKIPETVKENLANLVNEQKKENIGDLLAAIATKKLMLFPTITEGQQKALVRGISSLVEKSNYEDANLLLLIAKQLFSENAPINAELARLSEMQLPWVLEVAGLIEKQQSFTLITDRHSYCCRYAEFWNAPVGEQRTYLRCWVENIFNSDEPAELKHNRIFRLDKTSRIQPLPNTAWNYQGLDEIEVKLYLSSSFRYTPKPEDVSIKTIEYQKSQYLEVIKRVNSVFWFFQTIQRYGDRVIVFSPTYVRQRFVDQLRNLTRLYEEFEKNL, from the coding sequence ATGATAAAACCAGATAGACGAATTAGCATCAAAGTGCCACGAACTTTGGAAAAAACGTTAAGAAATGTTGCGTTTGCAAAAAATAAAATTTATGGTGGTCGCGGTAGTATTACAGCGTTGTTACAGAGTGTAGCCTCGCGAGAATTATTGTTTATGCCATTAACTGCTGATGCTAACTTACCGGAAGTTAGCGGTATATTTTTTTGTTATGACGAGGAAGGACAAGTTTTATATATTGATAAATCTGAAAATTTAAAACATCGCTGGCAAGATTCTAATTTAGAATTAGCTGATATTTTGAATCGGGGTGGAGTCGGGGTTGCTTGGATGGAAATTTCCCCAACTTCGCTGACCGAAATTAGCGATATTTTGATTAATTTATTGCATCCCCAGTTAAATTATGCAAATGAAGATTTCAGCGCAATCCTGAAAATTCCTGAAACTGTCAAGGAAAATCTTGCTAATTTGGTTAACGAGCAAAAAAAGGAAAATATCGGAGATTTGCTCGCAGCGATCGCGACGAAAAAATTAATGTTATTTCCTACAATTACCGAGGGACAACAAAAAGCCCTGGTTCGAGGAATTTCTTCACTAGTAGAGAAATCTAATTATGAAGATGCTAATTTATTGCTTTTGATTGCCAAACAGCTTTTTAGTGAAAATGCACCTATAAATGCAGAATTAGCTCGTTTGAGCGAGATGCAGCTACCTTGGGTGCTGGAAGTTGCAGGATTAATCGAAAAACAGCAATCATTTACTCTAATTACCGATAGACACAGCTATTGCTGTCGGTACGCAGAATTTTGGAATGCCCCAGTGGGAGAGCAGCGGACATACCTTCGCTGTTGGGTAGAAAATATTTTTAATTCTGATGAACCAGCAGAACTCAAGCACAATCGGATTTTTCGTTTGGACAAAACTTCCCGAATCCAGCCATTACCCAATACTGCCTGGAATTATCAAGGTTTGGATGAAATAGAAGTGAAATTGTATTTAAGTTCAAGCTTTAGATACACGCCAAAACCTGAAGATGTTAGCATCAAAACTATAGAATATCAAAAATCTCAATATCTAGAAGTGATCAAACGAGTAAATAGCGTATTTTGGTTTTTTCAAACGATACAGCGCTACGGCGATCGCGTGATTGTTTTTTCCCCAACTTATGTCCGTCAAAGATTTGTCGATCAATTACGGAATTTAACACGTTTGTATGAGGAATTTGAGAAAAACCTCTAA